The uncultured Eubacteriales bacterium region GGCCAGAGTCATGGTGAGGTAGCCCGCCATCTCGATGACTGCGGAGGGGAAGTAGAGGTAGGTGGCACCCACGGCGGCCCGGTGGACTGAGAAGAACTCAGTAAAGCTGATGATGAACATGACCGAGGAGTCCTTCAGGTTGATGATGAAGTTGTTGCCGATCTGGGGCATGATGTTGCGCAGGGCCTGGGGGAGGATGATACTCGTCATGGTCTGGAAGTGATTCATGCCGATGGCCTTGGCTCCCTCGGTCTGACCGGGATCCACCGAGATGATGCCGCCCCGGACCGACTCCGCCATGTATGCGCCCGTGTTAACCGATACTACGATGATGGCGGCGAGCCAGACGTTGGTGAACTTGACGGCGTTGTTGGTGAAGTAGGGCAGGCCGTAGTACACGAAGACGGCCTGAAGCACCATGGGCGTGCCCCGGAATATTTCTACGTAGATGCGCAGGACGACCCGGACCAAAGCCAGGAGGAAACGCTTGGCACCATTGTCGGTTTTTGCGTGGGGGATAGTCTGGAGGACGCCGCACGCGAGGCCGATGACACAGCCGATGACGGTGGCGACCAGGGCCAGGAGTATGGTATTGCGGACGCCGTCTAAGTAGGCCGTGCCGTAGTTTGCCCACAGCTTGGCGATATCACTGCCCAGTTTGGCGAGGATATCCATGCGGCTCTCAGCTCCTTTTGGTTTATTAGGGTTAGCCCTCAGTGATAGGCTGGACCTTGATGGCCTCGGCCATGAGGCTATTGAAGTCGTCGGCGGTCATGGTGGAGAGAACCTTGTCCAGTGCGTCCTTGAGGACGGTATTACCCTTCATCACGGAGATGCCGATGTTGATCTGGCCCTCATCCACCTGGAAATTGTCATCACTGCCGGAGAAGTCCAGAATCTTCATATCGGGATAGGCGGCCACGGCGCCCTGGGCGGTGGGCATGTCGGTGCAGACGAAGTCCACCATGCCGGTCTCCAGCGCCATGAGCATGGCGGGGGCGGTCTCGGACGCAGCTATGATATTGGCACCCTTGACCTGGGGCAGGCAGTCGTTATACCAGATGGTGGCGATCTGAGCGGTGCCGGAGGCACCCTTCAGGTCAGAGAGGCCCTTGGCGGAGGCGTAGGGGCTGTCGGCCTTGGTGACACAGACGATGCTGGCATAGAAATAGGGGCCGGCAAAGTCCACCTGTTCAGCGCGCTCGGCGGTCATGGACTGGCCGGCGATGACGGCGTCTACCGTGCCGGTCTGGACGGCGGGGACCAGGGAGTCCCAGTCGGACTGGACGACCTCAAGCTCCCAGCCGTTGGCCTCGCAGAGCTTTTTGGCCATCATGATGTCATAGCCGTTGGCATACTGGGTGCTGCCCTTGATGGGCACGGCACCGTTGGAGTCGTCGTCCTGGGCCCAGTTGTAGGGGGCGTAGGCGCACTCCAGCGCGATGGTGAGCACGCCATCCTCCACACCGGACTTGACGGCGCCGGCGCTGGGGGAGGCGGAACTGCCCGCGTCGCCACCTGTGCCGCCGCAGGCAGTGAGAGCAAAGACAAGGGACAGGGCCAGGAGCAGACAGGAGAGCTTCTTCATTTCACATTACCTCTTTCCTTTTTTCGCAGAAGAGCCTTTTGGGGCAAAAAAACCATGAGCGCTCTTCGAGAGAGCGCTCATGGTGAAAAACGACACGACCCCCGACGGGCTGCGAAAGGAAATGGGGAACGGCCACTTATTTACCAATGATAGCGCTTCACAGGAGCTGTGACAGTCCGCCGGATGTTCTCCGTCAGCCCAGAGAAGGACCCCCAGACAAGGGCCTTCCCTTCGGCGGCTTCCCCTTTTCACCGGAGCGGGTGGTCTGCCCTTGCTCCGGCGTACTCATGGTCGCCGCGCCTCTATCATGATTGATTTGTCTGCTATCCTAGCATGGGAGCGGAGATATGTCAAGGGAATCTAGAGAATTTTGCTTTTTTAGAGGCTGGGGGGGCTCGTTACAGCTCCTTTTTGGCAAAAATGGCCTGTGATACGAAGTAGGACACCACGAAACCGCCGACGGCGATGAGAGCCAGGGTCACGGGGAGGGAGGCGAGGAGCCAGGAGGGGGGCGCGGGGAGGGGGGAAAATTTCTCCGTGAGGGAGCCTACCACGGCAGAGCCGCCGAAGACGGCGGCAAACAGAATCATTAGGATGACGCGGCTCTTCTCCGTGCCAAACTTAAAGAGGAGGGGGAGAAGGATGGCGTCGAGAGTCAGGGCGGACCCGATGCAGCCCAGGACGGTGAGGCAGGTTTCAGCGGCCGAAGCCTCCATCAGGCCGGTGAGGGAGAGCGCCAGCATGAGGATTAACACCAAAACCGCGCTGCCCAGGATGCATAGAAGGGCGAAGAGATACTTGCCTGCCACGATGCCCTGTCTGCCGAAGGGGGTGGCGGCTGCGTACTTGTCCCAGCGGGCCAGGTCGTCATAGGACATGGAGGACATGGGCAGCATCAGGCCAATCACCACCAGGAGGGCGGGCAGGATATAGGGGCCGAAGACGCCGGAGATAACCAGGGCGGCATAGACGCCTACGAAGAGTAGGTACAGCAGAATCTGGCGGCGCAGCACGAGAAAGTCCTTATATACAAAGCCCATCATTTCGCATCCCCCTTTACCATAAGCACCATGAGGCCCTCCAGAGACACCGGGTCTACGGTGAGGTGGGGGTATCTCCGGGCAAAGGCCCGGCGGTCCTTCACCAGGGCTTCGCTGCTGAACTGCCCCGCCCGTGTCCCGGCAAGAAAAGCGGAATCCACGGCCTCCAGGTCGGCCCTGCCGCAGACCAGGCGGCCGTAAGTATCCAGCAGCTCGTCCTTGGCCCCCGACAGGGCTACCTTCCCCTTGTGGAGAAAAGTTACGTAGTCGGCCACCTTCTCAAGGTCGCTGGTGATGTGGCTGGAGATGAGGATGGAGTGGTCTTCGTCTCGGATAAAGGAGAGAAACTCATCTAAAATCTCGTCCCGCACCACGGGGTCCAGGCCGCTGGTGGCCTCGTCCAGAATGAGGAGCCGGGGGTGGTGGGCCAGGGCGGCGGCGATGGAGAGCTTCATCTTCATGCCACGGGAGAACTCCTTAAGAAAGAGATTTTTGGGCAGGTCAAATTTTTTGAGGTAGGAGAGGAAGAGAGCTGCGTCCCACTTCTGGTAGACCTTAGAGAGAATTTTGTCCACGTCCTGGGCGGTGAGCGTGTCGTGGAAGGTGGCCTCGTCCAGGACCACACCCACGTCCTCCTTAATGGAGCGCTCGTCCTTGATGCTGTCTCTGCCCAGAACGGTGATGCTCCCCCCATCCCGATGGATGAGGTTCAGGATGCACTTGATGGTGGTGCTCTTGCCCGCGCCGTTCTCACCGATGAGCCCCAGGATG contains the following coding sequences:
- a CDS encoding Amino acid ABC transporter permease protein — encoded protein: MDILAKLGSDIAKLWANYGTAYLDGVRNTILLALVATVIGCVIGLACGVLQTIPHAKTDNGAKRFLLALVRVVLRIYVEIFRGTPMVLQAVFVYYGLPYFTNNAVKFTNVWLAAIIVVSVNTGAYMAESVRGGIISVDPGQTEGAKAIGMNHFQTMTSIILPQALRNIMPQIGNNFIINLKDSSVMFIISFTEFFSVHRAAVGATYLYFPSAVIEMAGYLTMTLAASFILRAVERRMDGPANFDLALADHLTMTSGTYRHPGHKKGHGIIDRNLQSKGGER
- a CDS encoding ABC transporter, ATP-binding protein, giving the protein METNNMPNAIEISHLTKRYTLFHLDDLNLTLPGGSILGLIGENGAGKSTTIKCILNLIHRDGGSITVLGRDSIKDERSIKEDVGVVLDEATFHDTLTAQDVDKILSKVYQKWDAALFLSYLKKFDLPKNLFLKEFSRGMKMKLSIAAALAHHPRLLILDEATSGLDPVVRDEILDEFLSFIRDEDHSILISSHITSDLEKVADYVTFLHKGKVALSGAKDELLDTYGRLVCGRADLEAVDSAFLAGTRAGQFSSEALVKDRRAFARRYPHLTVDPVSLEGLMVLMVKGDAK
- a CDS encoding conserved membrane hypothetical protein (Evidence 4 : Homologs of previously reported genes of unknown function), translated to MMGFVYKDFLVLRRQILLYLLFVGVYAALVISGVFGPYILPALLVVIGLMLPMSSMSYDDLARWDKYAAATPFGRQGIVAGKYLFALLCILGSAVLVLILMLALSLTGLMEASAAETCLTVLGCIGSALTLDAILLPLLFKFGTEKSRVILMILFAAVFGGSAVVGSLTEKFSPLPAPPSWLLASLPVTLALIAVGGFVVSYFVSQAIFAKKEL
- a CDS encoding Amino acid ABC transporter amino acid-binding protein, with the translated sequence MKKLSCLLLALSLVFALTACGGTGGDAGSSASPSAGAVKSGVEDGVLTIALECAYAPYNWAQDDDSNGAVPIKGSTQYANGYDIMMAKKLCEANGWELEVVQSDWDSLVPAVQTGTVDAVIAGQSMTAERAEQVDFAGPYFYASIVCVTKADSPYASAKGLSDLKGASGTAQIATIWYNDCLPQVKGANIIAASETAPAMLMALETGMVDFVCTDMPTAQGAVAAYPDMKILDFSGSDDNFQVDEGQINIGISVMKGNTVLKDALDKVLSTMTADDFNSLMAEAIKVQPITEG